From the genome of Acropora palmata chromosome 8, jaAcrPala1.3, whole genome shotgun sequence:
acatcCAAAGAAACTGCAGAGAGGCATCGACATTACTTGTAAAATCAACGTTTTCGGCAATATTTATTCGTAGACTCACAAGGTAGCAAATTCTATCAGCCACCCAAGAAGATgaaatttgccattttctcTCACAGGCtttatttcaatcttcctctgtaaaaaaaggaaatataatATTAACCTTTGATTAAGGCGTCTGCATGGCTGAGGAATTTATAAAAGCAGAAAGTAACTTGAACCTGTCtccgtttttgtttgtttgaaacaaTTCTTAGACTTAAGATATTAGCACGTGAATTGAAGGCCATGTGGTTAGCATCTAAATGGTAAATACTATGTGTTTTctactgttttgtttctttgtttctgtaGACTTGATGCCCTGCTCAGTTACCCACACGGGTCGTACAATTCACTTGTCGCCTACCTTTTAGGTTGGTATCACAATCAATACGAAtactgaataaaaataaacattatttCATGATGGTCATGAATTAATATACGGTTGTATTTGTCAACTGCTATTTAGAGGAGTATCCAGGATTGATCTTAATTTGAAAAGCTTACGCCCTTTCGTTAgcacaaaaaaatgtaaaagatGGACATATTGGGCTTCATCATCGCCACCAAACGTTTTtgggaaattaaaaaattaaaaagttatCGTTGAGCAAGGAGAAGGATAATTTTGCTTCGATCAGCGATAACATCATAAAAAAACGTTACGCATTGATCATTCAAACAAGAGTCTTTGCAGGGTTTTGCACACTCGGAAAGTTTGGCCCGAAATGGTATAATACGTTCTTTTGTAACTTCTGAAACTTTACCTAAAAACATTTTACGGAAAGAATTGGTTAAAAGTATCTAAAAATCGATATATTTAATGGAAATGTCTAATACAAATTCCAATTTCAGCATATTTTTTACTATTGTACGGGATTTTGCCTATTTTTTGGAATTGACCGAATTGTGCGGCACACAAGCGAACCCTGTCCGAGTCCCTGAATAACACATGCCCTGCTGTAAACTTTAATCCATTTGAAATGTTGCTGTTACACAAGTTCAACGAAATATGATTACGACTTAAGAAAACAATTAcaacaattgaaaatttgtctgaAATCTTgccatattttcaaaattgaacgAGAGCGGTtcagtttaaaaagaaaaaaaaaacaacgcaGGCATATGACTTCAGaccaaattgcactccactCAGTTTAATTACTGATTAGTTTTTCAGGACACTCATTTTCAAATCGCATTGGCCAGTGCAGGCAAGCCATAGAATAACATAAGCTAgttctatttcattttttgaacaGTTCATACAATTAGATTCCCAGGAGCACCAGTGGTTTTGTAATGAGATAGTGACTATTGTAATTTCATAAGGGTTTCTGATAATACAGACGCTGAGAGAAATGATTGTTTCATTGACTATAAAAGTAGCTGGATCTTTGTGCGCCTTTTCTTCAATCACACAGGGAGGAAATCCCAAGACAATGGAAATGCAAACAAGGGACCCCCTGGTCCACCTGGACCACCAGGGATACGTGGCCCAAAAGGTAAACAATTAGAAAATAAATCCCTTTCGGCGGTTGGTACATCGGAGGATGAAGCCTAAGGCTgagaaaaattttccaaaaaatgaacagtgGGCCGATCAGCGAAGCTTGGAGGccaactgtgaaattttaaGTGTACTAGCTTGGTTAATGCCGTCTTAAAATCCCTCACCCACCTTATGAGACAACATATCGAATGAAAGGTGAATAGGGTGAagaatttaaaatgaatttgttaCCCAATCAGAGCTTAGAAAATCTGCGCAACAACAGAACTACCGCAGAAACTGACTGTACGACTGGGATTTTAAATACGAGATTTTTAATTGTACTACTAGAGAGAAAAAATAGCATGGTTTTTTGAGCAAGTCTTTTTGCTTTCAGGAGACGCAGGCAAGCCGGGCACAAACGAGCCATTCCCAGGCCCTCCTGgtcctaaaggagaccaaggACCTGTTGGTAGGACTGGATCCCAGGGTCCTCAAGGCACCAAAGGAGAGAAGGGGCAAGACGGCACTGGAATGAATGGAGTGAATTATGTGCGATGGGGAAGAACATCATGTCCCAATGGTGCCCAGATTGTTTATCAAGGTAAGAACAATCGCTGGTCAACATAAAGACCTTTGCAGTTGCGCTCACGTTCATTCGAGTTTTGATGCTTCTGCAGAGAATTTTGTTGGACATAGTAATTCCTTTCAAGACGAACAAAAAGGCATTAAATTAAGCCACAGTAACGGAGTATTATTAAAGAGTAAGTGAAAGCGAATAAATGACGCCCCTACTGCCTTACTAAAAGCAAATCAAGAAGAACACGTTCCTTAAGTAGAATTCATTTCGAAATTGATGCTAATGTTGAAATTGTAACTCCAATACAAATTAATGCCGGTCTTTTTTGTCCCTCAGAAAACTGAGCACGTTAGGCTACgtcatttttaatgttttaggGATAATTGGTGGAGAGCTTTACAAGCACCACGGTGGTGGATCACAGTACCTTTGTCTTCCGCGCATCCCAAAGTACGACAAGtaccaaaatggccaccagGGCGCGGGATACGTTTACGGCACCGAGTATGAAGTAAGTCAATACAACGGAAATCCTTTCGACAGAAATTTGCACGATCATGATGCCCCTTGTGCTGTTTGCTTCGTCAAGTCACGTGGTTCAATGCTAATGATGCCCGCAAGGAATGACTGTCCATCTGGATGGACCAAAGAGTATCATGGGTATCTGATGACTGCAGATCGTGGTGACAAGCATTCAACTGAGTTCATCTGTGTCGATGGTAATCCTGAGTATGTCCATGGTAGCGATCGCAATAGCAATGGCGCCTTGCTGTACCCTGTGGAAGGAGTGTGTGGATCGCTGCCATGTCTTCCATACGTGGCGGGAAGAGAGTTGACATGCGCAGTCTGTACCAAGTGAGATCGT
Proteins encoded in this window:
- the LOC141889700 gene encoding uncharacterized protein LOC141889700, whose translation is MTYAQVTIPFSGSLRFFALLIMCCTILVHNSGTESLKHDDIHETRQDLELPQSIRERRAIKNDCTTNQQDIEKRLKTIEHSLAQLPTRVVQGTYRLPFRLIRERRAVKENGTNQQDIEKRLKILEHRLDALLSYPHGSYNSLVAYLLGRKSQDNGNANKGPPGPPGPPGIRGPKGDAGKPGTNEPFPGPPGPKGDQGPVGRTGSQGPQGTKGEKGQDGTGMNGVNYVRWGRTSCPNGAQIVYQGIIGGELYKHHGGGSQYLCLPRIPKYDKYQNGHQGAGYVYGTEYEVSQYNGNPFDRNLHDHDAPCAVCFVKSRGSMLMMPARNDCPSGWTKEYHGYLMTADRGDKHSTEFICVDGNPEYVHGSDRNSNGALLYPVEGVCGSLPCLPYVAGRELTCAVCTK